ATTTTTCGTATTCTCCCAACGCTAGTGCTTCTGCGATTTTGTGACTGATATTACCGGCATTGGTCAAAATCTCATATTCGCCAAACTTCAAAAAAGCGTTAAGTTTTTCTGTCCGCGGCAGTTATCGAGTATTTCTCGATAACTGATTTCGGATCAAGTTCTCCATCC
This Patescibacteria group bacterium DNA region includes the following protein-coding sequences:
- a CDS encoding virulence RhuM family protein — its product is MPRTEKLNAFLKFGEYEILTNAGNISHKIAEALALGEYEKYKKIQDRNYISDFDREVKKLLKKKRFGRNTLVLAND